One genomic segment of Leptospira wolbachii serovar Codice str. CDC includes these proteins:
- a CDS encoding Kelch repeat-containing protein — protein sequence MEKIRAIFLIFLFVSCKIGSGNNLFDPNSPTSLGLLLLGSEPVVTMEFSTNRVQPGGVMYVSTNHDFTTKVEGLKLPVSGVGDSPISQIIPRSKFLYEIRMNPSITSGKFSINLKDYYLSESLLVNPEKFEFEIDSQPPVLELRTGNGIDISELESGFLDIVSNEDIVWDGVLSQVSLSGTAKNSLVVSDIITSDRNIRLLFAGNPNSNGGILTISFLNIKDKASNSQGTVMVPVNVYAFRSGPNLNVARRSCVGVELDDGRRLVFGGKAKKDVLINGNGTLSHAEFYDSASKQFIPAPEMVYRRQEFEAVKLLDGRIFAAAGLGGKGGPSNDELTSTEVYNPITNTWTEGPHLLTPRLFHKMTVLPNGDVLVVGGMSPFKPIQSVGMVELVHITNDPATMTVETIGNLSDSRGKHAQILSHISGKVIIIGGERSDAFGPMANNFNANALDSIEIYDINTKILSKSNAKLYKRFNHFVHGLKNGEILIFGGVNSRFDVAQPVLRAQIYNPMTDTIRDHKNLLFGREWGSSFIFPYGKDQLIVAGGLEYRTVNGSTFDSIHDTESWSESINRFYMTSRSLNARWDGCEIRYSSSGGGMILGGRIGDILGNTEEYSFE from the coding sequence ATGGAAAAGATTAGAGCCATCTTCCTTATTTTCTTATTTGTATCTTGTAAAATAGGATCAGGTAATAATTTATTTGATCCGAACTCTCCAACAAGTTTAGGACTTCTCCTGTTAGGTTCAGAACCCGTTGTTACCATGGAATTTTCCACCAATCGTGTGCAACCTGGTGGGGTTATGTATGTATCCACTAACCATGATTTTACGACTAAGGTTGAAGGGTTAAAATTGCCTGTTTCTGGGGTTGGCGATAGCCCTATTTCGCAAATCATACCACGAAGTAAGTTTTTATATGAAATTCGAATGAACCCATCCATTACGAGTGGTAAGTTTAGTATCAATTTAAAGGATTATTATTTAAGCGAATCGCTTCTAGTAAACCCAGAGAAATTTGAATTTGAAATTGATTCCCAGCCACCTGTCCTTGAACTTCGAACGGGTAATGGAATCGATATCTCCGAATTAGAATCGGGATTTTTGGACATCGTTTCCAATGAAGATATTGTATGGGACGGAGTCCTGTCTCAAGTTAGTTTGTCGGGGACTGCTAAAAATAGTCTTGTGGTTTCTGATATAATTACTTCCGACCGCAACATACGTTTGTTATTTGCTGGGAACCCAAATTCCAACGGCGGTATATTAACGATTTCCTTTCTAAACATTAAAGACAAAGCTTCCAATTCTCAAGGGACTGTGATGGTTCCTGTAAATGTTTATGCCTTCAGAAGTGGGCCTAATTTAAATGTAGCAAGAAGGTCTTGTGTTGGTGTTGAATTAGATGATGGTCGACGTTTGGTTTTTGGAGGAAAGGCTAAAAAGGATGTTTTGATCAACGGAAATGGCACATTGAGCCATGCCGAGTTTTATGATTCTGCTTCGAAACAATTCATTCCGGCTCCTGAGATGGTATATCGTCGGCAAGAATTTGAAGCCGTCAAACTCCTTGACGGAAGAATATTTGCCGCAGCTGGATTGGGTGGTAAAGGTGGGCCTTCCAACGATGAGTTAACTTCTACCGAAGTTTATAACCCAATTACCAATACTTGGACAGAGGGCCCGCACTTGTTAACCCCCCGCTTATTTCATAAAATGACAGTGCTTCCGAATGGAGATGTACTTGTTGTTGGGGGGATGAGTCCATTTAAGCCGATCCAATCAGTGGGGATGGTTGAGTTGGTTCATATTACAAATGATCCGGCTACAATGACTGTTGAAACCATTGGGAACCTTTCTGATTCAAGAGGTAAACACGCACAGATCCTTTCGCATATTTCTGGTAAGGTGATTATTATTGGAGGAGAACGTTCTGATGCGTTTGGACCCATGGCAAATAATTTTAATGCGAATGCGTTGGATTCTATTGAAATTTATGATATCAATACAAAAATTCTTTCTAAATCTAATGCGAAGTTATACAAAAGATTCAATCACTTTGTTCACGGATTAAAAAATGGAGAGATACTGATTTTTGGAGGTGTGAATTCTCGTTTTGACGTCGCACAGCCGGTGTTACGCGCTCAAATTTATAATCCAATGACGGATACTATTCGAGATCATAAAAATCTTCTTTTTGGTAGGGAATGGGGTTCTTCTTTTATTTTTCCTTATGGGAAAGACCAACTGATTGTCGCAGGTGGGTTAGAGTATCGAACCGTAAACGGTTCCACATTCGATTCAATTCATGATACAGAGTCTTGGTCTGAGTCAATCAACCGATTTTATATGACAAGCCGTTCCTTAAATGCTCGTTGGGATGGTTGTGAAATTCGTTATTCTTCTTCCGGTGGTGGGATGATTCTTGGCGGTAGGATTGGTGATATCCTTGGAAATACGGAGGAATACAGTTTTGAATAA
- a CDS encoding Kelch repeat-containing protein → MNKLIFPILLCTIGCIFPAKYGNPFDQKSTGGLFLSAFFNSSPFSCENRSNNKSLGSVDQVLLQCNRDLANIDAEYLAKSNQDIFSNVSFAKIDRDRLLVKFDPLTDDGQYELILSGVVSNVGETLANDKLPIIIDTKIPTVSLVGYIPITDYTFFSAHYWDFTTSEPLANFGPPILSGSLASSVILRSVQKINETTYRVYFEINFSSNNPGSLTLQFSNSKDNASNEVSNSLTVQFIGLVPGPKLHHGRSEFDAFQNSDGDVIAIYGFASSAEILRKGSSSFVLTNPSLPFISRGERGVMLDGKNLLITGGIQAPNPYALTSSYIFDTETTAFTPTGSMNGPRHLHNIVKLQDGKVIVLGGIREYDLDPMTPLAFFSLNTAEIYDPATGNFTELTSKMMTPRSFSCSVLLDDGRVFVIGGTDGIFAPKDTTEFYDPITQTFSWGPTLPVPVGVLKCMKLVDGNVLIYGAQLSNLNNSTMLYDRTRNQILTIANSKFRREWSIASELPDGGVLFYGGGYRYNTSEPSRVMEKLDYAKSNNFFDMGMARYSVSKHSGVKFSDGTLFFLGGEIGGMFHLETEYYGLSH, encoded by the coding sequence TTGAATAAATTGATTTTTCCTATTTTATTGTGTACGATCGGATGTATTTTCCCCGCAAAGTATGGGAATCCTTTTGATCAAAAATCCACTGGTGGGTTGTTTCTAAGTGCTTTTTTTAATTCGAGCCCATTTAGTTGTGAAAATCGTTCAAACAATAAATCTCTTGGGAGCGTGGACCAAGTTCTATTACAATGCAATCGAGATCTTGCCAATATTGATGCGGAGTACCTTGCCAAGTCCAACCAAGACATTTTTTCAAATGTCAGTTTTGCTAAGATAGATAGAGATCGTCTTCTCGTGAAATTTGACCCCCTCACGGATGATGGACAATATGAACTGATCCTTTCTGGTGTGGTTTCTAATGTAGGGGAAACTCTTGCAAACGATAAACTTCCAATCATCATCGATACAAAAATCCCTACAGTATCTTTGGTTGGCTATATTCCAATTACAGATTATACCTTTTTTTCTGCTCATTATTGGGACTTTACCACTTCCGAACCATTAGCAAATTTTGGGCCACCGATTTTGAGTGGATCTCTTGCTTCATCGGTCATTCTTCGATCAGTTCAAAAGATTAATGAAACAACATATAGAGTATACTTTGAAATTAATTTTTCATCGAATAATCCTGGTTCGCTTACCCTGCAGTTTTCCAATTCAAAAGATAATGCATCAAATGAAGTGTCCAATTCATTGACAGTACAATTCATAGGTTTAGTGCCAGGTCCTAAATTACATCACGGTAGGTCGGAATTTGATGCCTTCCAAAATTCCGATGGTGATGTAATTGCAATTTATGGCTTTGCTTCTAGTGCAGAAATTCTTCGGAAAGGTTCGTCTAGTTTTGTTCTCACCAATCCTAGTTTGCCATTCATTTCTAGGGGTGAGCGCGGTGTGATGTTGGATGGAAAGAATCTTCTTATCACAGGTGGAATTCAAGCCCCAAATCCGTATGCTCTTACTTCGAGTTATATATTTGATACAGAGACAACCGCTTTCACTCCGACAGGGAGTATGAATGGTCCAAGGCATTTGCATAATATTGTCAAACTTCAAGATGGAAAAGTGATCGTGTTAGGTGGGATTCGTGAGTATGACCTTGATCCTATGACACCTTTGGCTTTTTTCTCTTTAAATACTGCCGAGATTTATGATCCTGCTACCGGAAACTTTACTGAGCTTACAAGTAAGATGATGACTCCAAGATCGTTTTCTTGTTCCGTGTTACTGGATGATGGCCGAGTATTTGTAATCGGTGGGACAGATGGAATTTTCGCACCAAAAGACACAACGGAGTTTTATGATCCTATCACACAAACCTTTTCTTGGGGTCCAACCTTACCTGTACCTGTCGGTGTATTAAAATGTATGAAATTAGTGGATGGGAATGTTTTAATTTATGGAGCACAATTGTCTAACTTAAACAATTCCACTATGTTGTATGATCGAACTCGGAATCAAATTTTGACAATTGCCAATTCGAAATTTAGAAGAGAGTGGAGTATTGCATCGGAGCTTCCTGACGGCGGAGTTCTTTTTTACGGTGGGGGATACCGATATAATACAAGCGAGCCAAGCCGAGTCATGGAAAAACTTGATTATGCAAAAAGTAATAATTTCTTTGATATGGGTATGGCCAGATATAGTGTATCAAAACACAGCGGTGTGAAATTTTCGGATGGTACTTTGTTTTTTCTAGGAGGAGAAATCGGAGGGATGTTCCATTTAGAAACGGAGTACTACGGACTGTCTCATTAA
- a CDS encoding nucleotide pyrophosphohydrolase, whose amino-acid sequence MGNDDITLRQLQSEVDDWIQTIGVRYFSELTNLAILMEEVGELSRLMARKYGDQSFKSGESADNIPSEIGDILFVLTCLANQMGISLQDVIQSTIKKNTKRDLDRHKNNPKL is encoded by the coding sequence TTGGGAAACGATGACATCACTCTTAGGCAATTACAATCGGAAGTCGATGATTGGATTCAAACCATTGGTGTTAGATATTTTTCTGAGCTTACCAATTTAGCAATTCTAATGGAGGAAGTGGGTGAACTTTCTAGGCTTATGGCAAGAAAGTATGGGGACCAGTCCTTCAAATCAGGCGAATCCGCTGACAATATCCCGAGTGAGATTGGTGATATTTTATTTGTTCTCACCTGTTTGGCCAATCAAATGGGAATCTCTTTACAAGATGTGATTCAATCAACGATCAAAAAAAATACTAAACGCGACTTAGATCGTCACAAAAACAATCCAAAACTCTGA